One stretch of Candidatus Deferrimicrobium sp. DNA includes these proteins:
- a CDS encoding type II toxin-antitoxin system VapC family toxin encodes MEVKLFLDTSAYSGFRKGVPSVVEKISGCDCVLISPVMLGELMYGFRKGAKYEQNMRVLRRFLDHEAVEIAPLGEVTADRYSRIVMQLKKDGSPIPINDVWIAAQTMEHGAELLTSDHHFEQVAGLAYTIY; translated from the coding sequence GTGGAAGTGAAGCTCTTTCTCGATACCAGCGCGTACTCGGGGTTCCGCAAGGGAGTTCCTTCCGTGGTGGAAAAGATCTCGGGCTGCGACTGCGTTCTGATCTCGCCGGTCATGCTGGGGGAGTTGATGTACGGTTTCCGCAAGGGAGCGAAGTACGAGCAGAACATGCGGGTGCTGCGACGGTTCCTCGACCACGAGGCGGTGGAAATTGCCCCACTGGGCGAAGTCACCGCGGACCGGTATTCGCGGATTGTCATGCAACTGAAGAAAGACGGAAGCCCGATACCGATCAACGACGTCTGGATCGCTGCCCAGACAATGGAGCACGGTGCCGAGCTCCTCACGTCCGATCACCATTTCGAACAGGTCGCCGGGCTGGCATACACGATCTATTGA
- a CDS encoding transcription termination/antitermination NusG family protein, translating into MDPKWYLVKTKALNETRVHKRLTGAGYEVLFPKINRKSKRHRGLFEMRPLFPTYLFVRFDGDELKTIKYTHGVARVICFGLEPHEVDEEIIAAVRARMNEEGIVKLEPKKVTLSPGQRVKIGEGPFAGLDAIFVEEMPDRERVVLLLDAVSSYKLTIEKDSLER; encoded by the coding sequence TTGGACCCGAAGTGGTACCTGGTAAAGACGAAAGCGCTCAATGAAACACGGGTCCACAAGCGGCTGACCGGCGCCGGCTACGAAGTCCTCTTTCCGAAAATCAACAGGAAATCGAAGCGGCACCGCGGCCTCTTCGAGATGCGCCCCCTCTTTCCGACCTACCTCTTCGTACGGTTCGACGGCGACGAGTTGAAAACGATCAAATACACCCACGGCGTCGCCCGCGTCATCTGCTTCGGCCTCGAGCCCCACGAAGTGGACGAGGAGATCATCGCCGCCGTCCGCGCGCGGATGAACGAGGAGGGGATCGTCAAGCTCGAGCCGAAAAAGGTCACCCTGTCCCCGGGCCAGCGCGTCAAGATCGGGGAGGGTCCCTTCGCGGGGCTTGACGCGATCTTCGTGGAGGAGATGCCCGACCGCGAGCGCGTGGTCCTGCTCCTCGATGCCGTCTCCAGCTACAAACTCACCATCGAAAAAGATTCGCTGGAACGATAA
- a CDS encoding caspase family protein, with amino-acid sequence MKKALLVGINRYPDPANELKGCANDVHQMAETLKNRCGFPGGGNMRILTDARATTKAILDGLAWLTAGASPGDSLVFHYSGHGSQVPDRNGDETTDRLGEILCPYDLDWEHPLTDDDLDAACVNVPQGALLTVILDCCHSGTGLRDFALAGNSHSMAGLTRPANPALYGCTLPRGNFARPRSIPPSDAPDRCRFLPHPEMPSPAPQRPRHSARRFGVSVTRTNAVLIAACRDDQTSADAWINGGYHGAHTYHLCRTLATGTRDLTYRALVSAAGTALSRAGFDQVPQLEGPPRLLADPAFLPLATAGDERCAV; translated from the coding sequence ATGAAGAAAGCGCTGCTGGTCGGCATCAACCGGTACCCGGATCCGGCCAACGAACTGAAGGGGTGCGCCAACGACGTCCACCAGATGGCGGAAACGCTGAAAAACCGATGCGGCTTCCCCGGCGGCGGGAACATGCGCATCCTGACCGACGCCCGCGCCACCACGAAGGCGATCCTCGACGGGCTCGCCTGGCTCACCGCAGGGGCCTCCCCGGGCGACTCCCTCGTCTTCCACTACTCCGGCCACGGCTCCCAGGTGCCCGACCGGAACGGCGACGAGACGACCGACCGGCTCGGCGAGATCCTCTGCCCGTACGACCTCGACTGGGAGCATCCCCTTACCGATGACGACCTCGACGCCGCCTGCGTCAACGTCCCGCAGGGGGCCCTCCTCACCGTCATCCTCGACTGCTGTCACTCCGGCACCGGCCTGCGCGACTTCGCCCTCGCCGGCAACTCCCATTCCATGGCCGGCCTCACGCGTCCCGCGAATCCCGCACTCTACGGCTGCACCCTTCCCCGCGGGAATTTCGCCCGCCCCCGAAGCATCCCCCCGTCCGACGCCCCCGACCGGTGCCGCTTCCTCCCGCACCCGGAAATGCCGTCTCCCGCTCCTCAGCGACCGCGCCATTCCGCCCGCCGGTTCGGCGTCAGCGTCACCCGCACCAACGCCGTGCTGATCGCCGCCTGCCGGGACGACCAGACCTCGGCCGACGCCTGGATCAACGGCGGCTACCACGGAGCCCACACGTACCACCTCTGCCGCACCCTGGCCACCGGGACCCGCGACCTCACCTACCGCGCCCTCGTCTCCGCGGCCGGGACCGCCCTCTCCCGCGCCGGCTTCGACCAGGTCCCCCAGCTCGAAGGCCCCCCCCGCCTGCTCGCGGATCCGGCGTTCCTCCCTCTCGCCACGGCCGGCGACGAAAGGTGTGCCGTATGA